The DNA sequence gggaccctctgcacacatcaacatcagtcacccacgaagcatcgttacccatcgctccacaaaagctgcgactctggcagagcaaggggaacaactacttcaaggtctcagagcaagtgacgtccccaattgaaacactatttagcgcgcaccaccgctaactagctagcagtttcacatccgttacaccaacAAACTCCTGTGACATACACATACAtgcatttatattatttattctccggactccaacattgctcgcactaatatttatatatttcttgattctatttttttacttttagatgtgtgtgtgtgtattgttgtgaattgttagatattactgcactgtaagaggacctgtcacgtcctgaccatagagagctctTATTTTCTATGGTCGAGGAGGTCAATGTGGGGGGGTGACTGTTTTTTTCtagttattattttctatgtggggttctagtttagtttttctatgtttgggtgtttggtatgattcccaattcgaggcagctggctatcgttgtctctaattggggatcatattaaGTAgtatttttccacctgtgttttatgggatattgttttgagatAGTGTGTAttttgagttagtgcacgtagcatctctgtagtcaaggttagtttattgtttatttgtttaggTCTCTGCTTAGTTTCACTTTCAAATAAATATTACGTGGAACTCAACAttcgctgcaccttggtccgttTCTACAAACGAAAACGTGACAAGACCACAATGGGAAttagtcccagactgtattgtgtgttatcctccatgatttaacaatggaaataagtcccagactgtattgtgtgttatcctccatgatttaacaatgggaattagtcccagactgtattgtgtgttatcctccatgatttaacaatggaaataagtcccagactttattgtgtgttatcctccatgatttaacaatggaaataagtcccagactgtattgtgtgttatcctccatgacttaacaatggaaataagtcccagactgtattgtgtgttatcctccatgacttaacaatggaaataagtcccagactgtattgtgtgttatcctccatgacttaacaatggaaataagtcccagactgtattgtgtgttatcctccatgacttaacaatggaaataagtcccagactgtattgtgtgttatcctccatgacttaacaatggaaataagtcccagactgtattgtgtgttatcctccatgacttaacaatggaaataagtcccagactgtattgtgtgttatcctccatgacttaacaatggaaataagtcccagactgtattgtgtgttatcctccatgacttaacaatggaaataagtcccagactgtattgtgtgttatcctccatgacttaacaatggaaataagtcccagactgtattgtgtgttatcctccatgatttaacaatggaaataagtcccagactgtattgtgtgttatcctccatgacttaacaatggaaataagtcccagactgtattgtgtgttatcctccatgacttaacaatggaaataagtcccagactgtattgtgtgttatcctccatgacttaacaatggaaataagtcccagactgtgttgtgtgttatcctccatgacttAACGATGGAAATACGTCcaagactgtattgtgtgttatcctccatgacttaacaatggaaataagtcccagactgtattgtgtgttatcctccatgacttaacaatggaaataagtcccagactgtattgtgtgttatcctccatgattttacTCATGAGCATGTATTGCTTTTTCAAGTGCTTTGTGTGCTTGTTTTTAAAAATGCATAAATGTAACTaagttggagctaggaacacaagactttcactacacccgcaataacatctgataaatatgtgtatgcgaccaatacaattagatttgatttgatgagggaTAGTTTTACCTCAGTGTCTCCAATTTACTTTGTGGATTCTCAAGTCCAGCACAGATGAATCTCACTCCTGAATCCTGGAGTTCATTTCCTCCCAGGTCTAGCTCTCTCAAACTTGAGGTGTTTGAGCTGAGAGTTGAAGCCATCACCTCACAGGATTTCTCAGTTAGGTTGCAATCATTCAACCTGGAGAGATGATGCGGCTTAGTAACCCACACAAATCTATAACTACATTTACAACATGAAGAATGTACTTCTTCATATTTACAACATCCACTTCACTTTGCAGTGGAGACAGTCACAATGTCACTCACTTCAatgtctccagtttacagtgtggatcctccagtccagcagagagcagcttcactcctgaatcctggAGTTTATTGCCACCCATGTCCAGCACTCTCAGACAGCATGAATTGGATTTGAGAACAGAAGCCAGTGCCTCACAGCTTTTCTTGGTGAGTTTACATTCGTTCAGCCTGTGGAAaaaaagaaacatctcaagaaacACAGGTGCCAACAAAAAAATCTCCCCTTAAGGACTGAGTTGTCAGCCTAACTAGTCATTCAAACTGATGTTCATTATTATGTTACATTAGCATGCTGTCTGGAATGTAATTTGACTAATCACTTACAGGACTGTTCTAGAGGATCTGACAACTGGGAGAAGTTTGAGAAGAGCCGCATCTGATCTGATGTATTTCTTCAGGTCAAACACATCCAGCTTCTCGGAGGTCAGCAACATGAAGACCAGAGCTGACCACTGTCCAGATGAGAGTTGAGATTTTGAGAGACTTCCTGATCTCAGGTAGCTTTGGATCTCTTCCACTAGAGAATGatcattcagttcattcagacagtggaacagattgATACACCTCTCCAGGGGGAGGTTCTTCCTGATCTTCTCCTTGATGTACTTGACTGTTTCCTTGTTGTTCTGTGAGCTGTTTCCTGTTGGTGTCAGAAGGCCTTGTAGGAGATGCTGATTGGACTGCAGTGAAAGGCCTagaaggaagcggaggaaaaGGTCCAGATGGCCATTTTCAAACTGCAAGGCCTTGTCCACTGCATCTTCATATAGACTGTTTTTGTTGCAGAGGGATTTCTCTTTAGCCATCAGATTGTTGTTGTCGTTAGTGAACATGAGGAACACATATAGTGCAGCCAGAAACTCCTGGATACTCAGATGTACAAAGCAGTACACCTTCATCTGGTTAAGCCCAGACTCTTCCCTGAAGATCTGAGTGCACACTCCAGAGTACACAGACGCATCCTTGATGTCAATGCCACACTCTCTCAGGTCTTCCTCATAGAATATCAGATGGCCTTTTTCTAGCTGTTGAAAAGCCAATTTTCCCAGTGCCTGAATCATCTCTTTATCCCAGTGAGAATCGTTGGCATGCTCTACAGGATATTTCTGAGTCCTCAGTTTTGACAGGAAGATCATGAGGTGAGCGTACATTTGAGTCAGATTCTTGGGGATCTCTCGACTCTCTGCTTCAACCAATAGTCTCTCTAGGACAGTGGCTGAAATCCTACAGAACACTGGAATGTAGCACATGATGTGGAGGCTCCTTGACGTCTTTATGTGTGAGATGATTCTGCTGGCCAGGTCCTCCTCACCGATTCTCTTCCTGAAGTACTCCTCCTTCTGTGGGTCATTGAATCCTCGTACCTCTGTCACCTGGTCAACACACTCAGGAGGGATCTGATTGGCTGCTGCAGGTCGGGATGTTATCCAAATGtgagcagagggaagcagattcCCTTTGATGAGGTTTGTCAGAAGAACATCCACTGAAGTtgactctgtgacatcacagcagatcTTATTATTCTGGAAGTCCAGAGGAAGGCCACATTCATCCACACCATCAAAAACAAACacaatatttttgttttctgAGATTTCTGATACCTTTGTTTCTATAAAGGAGTGATGAAGTAGTTCTATCAGACTTAGATTTGTATCTCTCATCAAGTTCAGATCCCGAAAAGGAAGTGGAAAGATGATCTGGATGTCTTGATTTGCTTTTCCTTCAGCCCAGTCCAACATGAACTTCAGCACAGACACTGTTTTTCCAATGCCAGCAACTCCCTTTGTCAGCACTGTTCTGATAAGCTTGTCTTGTCCAGGTAAGGGTTTGAAGATGTCATTGAGTTGGATTGATGTCTCGTGTTCTACTTGACAACTGCAtgctgtctcaatctgtctcaccTCATTCTGATTATTGACCTCTCCAATTCCACCTTGTgtgatgtagagctctgtgtagatGTCGTTAAGAGGTGTCATTTTTCCTTGATCTTCAATGCCCTCAAATAAAGAATATATCCTATTCTTCAAGTAGGGTTTAATTTTCTCCTGGACTTCTGTTGGGTACCTATAGGTGGAAAAGAAAGATACATGTTCCTTGTTGAATTTAATGAAATTGATTTGGGTAAACATTTATAATATAACTAAACTCTAATCTGGATGTGATCAATGATGAAACAGTAGAGTTTGACATTCTATAGTTTGGTAGGCTAAGTGAAGATTATAGGACAACATTTGGTGCATTTTACTGGGAGACAACGCTATCTGCATCTCCTGATAGCTACACTAAACCTTGGGTACCTTGGGTCTCACTattatgaactcagcaaaaaaagaaatgtcctctcactgtcaactgcgttaatTTTCTTATTTTCAGctaatttaacatgtgtaaatatgtgtatgaacataacaagattcaacaattgagacataaactgaacaagttccaaagacatgtgactaacagcaATGGAAtagtgtccctgaacaaaggggggtcaaaatcaaaagtaactgtcagtatctggtgtggccaccagctgcattaagtactgcagggcatctcctcctcatggaatgcaccagatttgccagttcttgctgtaagatgttacctcactcttccaccaaggcacctgcaagttcctggacatttctgggggggaatggccctagtcctcaccctccgatccaacaggtcccagacgtgctcaatgggattgagatccgggctcttcgctgaccatggcagaacactgacattcctgtcttgcaggaaatcacacacagaacgagcagtatagctggtggcattgtcacgctggaaggtcatgtcaggatgagcctgcaggaagggaggaggaggatgtcttccctgtaacgcacagtgttgagattgcctgaaatgacaacaagctcagtccaatgatgctgtgacacaccgccccagaccatgatggaccctccacctccaaatcgatcccgctccagagtacatgcctcggtgtaacgctcattccttcgacgataaacgcgaatctgaccatcacccctgattAGACAAAACAGTGactcgtcaatgaagagcactttttgccagttctgtctggtccagcgacggtgggtttgtgcccatatgcGACGTCGTTGCCAGTGAtgtttggtgaggacctgccttacaacaggcctacaagcgctcagtccagcctctctcagcctattgcggacaatctgagcacttatggagggattgtgcgttcctggtgtaactcgggcagttattgttgccatcctgtacctgtcccgcaggtgtgatgttcggatgtatcgatcctgtgcaggtgttgttacaagtggtctgccactgcgaggacgatcagctgtctgtcctgtctccctgtagcgctgtcttaggcgtttcacagtacggacattgccatttattgccccggtcacatctgcagtcctcatgcctccttgcaacatgcccaaggcatgttcacgcagatagcagagaccctgggcatctttcttttggtgtttttcagagtcagtagaaaggcctctttatagCGTCCTATGTTTTCGTAACTGTGACCTTCATTTCCTaccttctgtaagctgttaatgtcttaatgaccgttccacaggtgcatgttcattaattgtttttggttcattaaacaagcatgggaaacagtgtttaaaccctttacaatgaagatctgtgaagttatttggatttttaagaattatctttaaaagacagggtcctgaaaaagtttcttattttgctgagtttagtaatcATGCAATTTTATTCACATTTCTAGTATGTCAGACTGAATGATGTTGTCCTGTAGACAAGGTATCTAATGACAAGCAAAATTAGGCTTCCTAAATGATGAATTGGAGCCTATTATCTGGAAATTCACAGAGTAAAAAGGTACCAGATGTCAGACACATGACTGGTgaataaaatgtattgaaaataggTAGGATGCTGTGCAAACTGTTATAACTTACACTTTGTCATCAGTAGGGACTCTGGGTTGGTGATCCATTGACTGGTCAATCTCCTCAGAGATACTGCTGGGTAAAATAAGCATAGAGCAATAACATCAGTCTTCATCTATACAGAAGATGGTAAATAAAAGGAAATGCCATAATCAAATACCATGTTATGTCTAAGTTCACCTTTGCCTAGTGAATAATTCTCCCTCCTTGAAGAAAATAGGAATTCCCATCGACTGGTCACTCTTCATGGAGACACAGCTTGGTGCAGGTGAGACTGGTCGGTCTGTCATGAACCTGTTTAAGGCAGGATTTGAATATCCAACATAGGTGAGTTTGCACACattttagatttgtttttttaatggttGGTTACTTATTTGTCACCAGTCAATGCACATACAGCTAGGTATAGGTTGGTGATCTAGTACATTTGTCTCCAACAAAATGTCTGTTTTGAATGAAATATCTGTTTTGAATGAAATAATGACGAAATAAAATtgtatgtcacatgcgccgaatacaacaagtgtagactttaccatgaaatgcttaaaTTACGAGACTTTCCCCAACAACGCAGAgtttacaataaaataacaataacgaggctatgtacaaggagtaccggtatcgagtcaatgtgcacaaggggtacgaggtagttgaggtaatatagtgcatttggaaaagtattcagatccctcgactttttccacattttatgaccttacagccttattccaaaatggcacctaaagactctcagaccgtgagaaacaagattctttggtctgatgaaaccaagatcgatCTCTTCGGCCTGAAAGCCAAgcatcaagtctggaggaaacctggcaccctccctatggggaagcatggtggtggcagcatcatgctgtggggatgtttttcagcaccaaggactgggaaactagtcaggattgagggaaagatgaacggagcaaagtacagcgagatcctcattgaaaacctgttccagagcgctcaggacctcagaatggggagAAGATTCACCTTacaacatgacaacgaccctaagcacacagccaagacaacggagtggcttcggcacaagtttctgaatgtccttgagtggcccttgAGTctggagttcaatcttggtttcatcagaccagagaatcttgtttctcacggtctgagggtcttcaggtgccttttgacaaactcgtAGCGGCTGCCATgtacattttactgaggagtggcttccggctggccactctaccataaaggcttgattggtggagtgctgcagagatggttgtccttctggaaagttctcccatatccacagaggaactctagagctctttcagagtgaccatcgggttcttggtcaccttccttgGTCACtttccccccgattgctcagtttgaccattcaaccagctctaggaagagtcttggtggttccaaacttcttccatttaagaatgatggaggtcactgtgttcttggggaccttcaatgctggagaaatgttttggtacccttccccagatctgtgcctcgacacaatcctgtctcggagctctacggacaattccatcaaccttatggcttggtttttgctctgacatgcactgtcatctgtgggaacttatataaacaggtgtgtgcctttccaaatcatgtccaatcaatttcaatttaccacagatggactccaatcaagttgtagaaacatcgagggtgatcaatggaaacaggatgcacctcagctcaatttcgagtctcatagcaaagggtctgaatacttatgtaaattaggtatttctgttttttgttaaaaATTTGCCATAAaatttgctttatcattatggggtattgtgtgtagattgctgaggattttaacaaatttgatccattttagaataaggttggaatgaaacaaaatgtgaaaaaagtctaggggtctgaatactttcccgaaggaaCTGTATTCTCCAAAGATAGCACGTTCGCCAATAGAATGGATGGTAGAGGTGGTCTATCCACTTGCCAACGTAGTTTCATAAGGGTGCCCGCACAGCAGCCCCTATGGTGACATATTTTTCTCTTCCAAATGTCGGGGATTAGGGTCTAGTCCCTGGTGATCAGTATGCATGTCTTGCACTAAAGACTCATTGAAGTAAAAGTCTTCATCAAAATTgaggttagtgattgctgttctgatgtccagaaccTCTTTTTGGTCACGAtggcggaaacattatgtacaaataaATTAATATTATCCATTCTTCGCAAACAATACTGGTTCGTACAAGAGTTTTGACAAAATATTAGCTCCTTCTCACTTACCTATTTGATGATCTTACCTCTTAAGCTCCCTGTCAGTGTCCTGTTCGGCAGGAAAACTTAGTTTAGGGGACATCGCTCCCTCAGTCCCCGAGAAACCCATTCcagaagcagtggcttcttcttcaGTATCTTCACAGATACTAGAGGGAGTGCTTCCCTCTTCAtactccccagagagactcattttggCACAGTGTAGTGCAACACTTGTAGTGCAATTGAACATTAATTTCAAGCTTAACAGAAATACAACTTCTTAGACAGTTGAAGCTGATCTTCGCTGATAGGGGGCTGTGTAAAATAAAGTCTTGGTGCTTTGTAGCCTTATTTACTTTATGCCTGTAATTCACTGTTGGTACATAATTAAGTTTTGCTAGTAGTGCAAAGGTGCAACCCAGCTTGCATCCTCCTTGCTGTCGGAAGAAAACCACCAAAACTGAAACCAGGAAATGGAAAAGAAAGGTCCCTATTTTAACATTGAGACCCTAGAGTTGTGGATAGTTACCAAAAACATTCAATGTAACAAAAACTTAACTGACAAATTGAGGTTTTTCTTCCGAGAGCAACAAAATTTTGCCTGTGACTTAAAAGTCTGTCATAAAGACAAAATGCTTACTTTATGTGCTATAAGCGTGTGTGGTTGATTGGGTTAGAGTTGTGATCACTGAAAACCAGGGATTATTACCAGTAGTGGCAGTTACACTTAgcatatttttatttgacctttatttaactaggcatgtcagttaagaacaaattcttattttcaatgacggcctaggaacagtgggttataactgcctgttcaggggcagaacgacagatctgtatcttgtcagctcaggggtttgaacttgaaaccttccggttactagtccaacgctctaaccactaggctaccctgccgccccatatgtcGAGAGGTGCTTCATTTTCTCCTCTTGAGCATTAACTCATGGAGTATATTCCAAGTTTAATAAAGCAACGTTAGAAGACAAAAATAATCTACCAATCACAAGTGGGATTCTCTGATCCGCTCTGAAAATTCTGTGACTTCTGGAAAAAAATACTGTTGGTAGCACTGGAGGAGAATTAACTATGTTAGTTGATGATGACAACACCCGTTGAGTTAGATTTGCATTTCAAATGAACTGTGTACAAGGGGTCCTACAATGTGCCTCTCCTCGGGGGAATTCATGGCAGACCTTTGATCAGGATGTGCTGATCTGTGAACACACAAAGCACTTTATTTGACACACAGCAGAGAAGTGGTTAAATTGAATGTTAAAATCCCCCAAGCTGAATGGATACTTGCCAAACTGTAGTTTCCTTTGCCTTCACTATGGACAAGCCACTATTTTTTCAACTGTAACTAGCCCAAATATTATGGCTTATATAGCTAATATCAGCCATACCAAACAAAAAACTATTTTGCCACAAGTTTTGTGAAGGGCATCTTAATACTGCTATTACAGCTGCTAACAGgcctaataataattataataatgttAATAGTCATGTATAGCCTACACCTTCCATacttaaaaatacagaaaaacatgCACACAGCATCACTTTAGACTGACTAAAGGAATGGTCAGTCTTTATCTCTTAGTAATGATTTCAACAACAGaaatccccccaccccccccacaagTTTGCTGCGGTGTCCCGAATAATAATAATTCTTATTCTTATAAACGAGTAGCCTAACAAATCAGCCTACTTAAGTGTTAATAACAATAAGAATCTAGACATAATACTTGGAAATATTTAGGCTACTTTTCATTACATTTTCTATTCTTggaaatgtttgtttattttagtGTTGCATTGCCTATTTCATTGCCTATACTACAGGAATAAATCccctacaaaaaatatagatttgTTACTTCCCTAACATTCGGATCATAGAAGGAGAAACTTTGCCTACCCAATTATTCCTGTTTGACATGCAGATAGGCTACTTCAGAAATGCCTAAGGAATATCAAGACAGAAATGCATTTTCAGCAAGGGAGTAATTCAATCTCTTGTGATGTGTCATGGCACATTTATGTAAGCAGTCTGTAACTCTATTGGaaggatgcgacaccattcttccattaGAAATTCAATCAATTAACTTGTTTCAAGAAGCTAGGAGTATAttgcacgtcactacttcacaggagaggcatttgaacgtatttttaaaatgtatttcttattttggcagaaatgccttctggaacatgtaaactttcatgtgccttaataataaatgtgtatgtcatctgtaaatatgaataaaattgttaaattacgagcctagttggtttagccacagaaaaagtgagcaaccttcccTCTAGCCATGTTTAGCTGAGATAATGGATAggctggacatgccgggagatgagttcggattggtctgccatgtagcatgcttctctctataacatgagctgctcagtacgTGTTGATAATGCTTTCTACAGATGTTTTTTGAAAGATATTACGTTAGCCATCAAGAACTACAAAAGTgttgctacttttctcaacaacattgatgccctgaatttacCAGGCACTATCGGCAAAGACCAGTTGGATAAAGTTGTGATGGGCTACTTTTTACACATGCCACGGTCtgtgtgaaccggagtgacttgacacaaatGTGATCAAACAAGATGTGTCTGCTGtaaagcgttcatccatgtatatgggggtaagagtctagctacattttcagatatgatATGTTTCTAGTTTTGGCAGGAAgtcgttttcattgcaagttaaagcgtactgttagctagttaacgttagcttgctacctcgctagctaatgttacgtgtatgatctgtgtagtaatattattcatatcagaaatccatttgcattgctagttatagcctaatgttagctatagctagctagctaacattgaacctagttggttagctttagctacttacagattcatactacagctaaGACAATCTGTATTGGTAGAAGTATGTGTTGGGATTAtgctggttcattgtttagctagctacatgtctaaatcAAAGACTCTGCTTCACCAGAtgatgacccatcaagttagccaggtgagTCTGGGGGTGATTATGGACATCTATTGTATtatactgcacactgcacacacccatctggacaagaggaatacctatgtgagaatgctgttcatcgactacagctcagcatttaacaccatagtaccctccaaactcgtcatcaagctcgagaccctggggctcgaccccgccctgtgcaactgggtcctggacttcctgacgggccgccccccaggtggtgagggtagaaaaAAAGATCTCCAccccgttgatcctcaacactggggccccacaagggtgcgttctcagccctctcctgtactccctgttcacccacgactgcgtggccatgcacgcctccaactcaatcatcaagtttgcagacgacactacagtggtaggcttgattaccaacaacgacgaggcagcctacagggaggaggtgagggccctcggctgtggtgtcaggaaaataacctcacactcatcgtcaaaaaaacaaaggagataatcgtggacttcaggaaacagcagaaggagcaccccctatccacatcgacgggacagtagtggagagggtagtaagttttaagttcctcggcgtacacatcacggacaaactgaaatggtccaaccacacagacagcgtggtgaagaaggcgcagcagcacctcttcaacctcaggaggctgaagaaattccgcttgtcaccaaaaacactcaaacttttacagatgcacaattgagagcatcctgtcgggctgtatcactgcctggtacggcaactgctccgcccacaaccgtaaggctctccagagggtagtgaagtctgcacaacgcatcaccgggggcaaactacctgccctccaggacacatacatcacctgatgtcacaggaaggccaaaaagttcatcaaggacaacaaccacccgagccactgcctgttcaccccgctatcatccagaagacgtggtcagtactggtgcatcaaagcagggaccgagagactgaaaaacagcttctatctcaaggccatcagactgttaaaacagccatcactaacattgagtggctgctgccaacatagtgactcaactccagccactttaataatggaaaaattgatgtaataaatgtatcactagccactttaaacaatgccacttcatataatgtttacataccctacattactcatctcatatgtatatactgcactctataccatctactgcatcttgccatcttaatgtaatgtatcactagccactttatataatgtttacataccctacattactctataccatctactgcatcttgcctatgccgttctgtaccatcactcattcatgtatttttgttatgtacatattcttattcattcctttacacttgtgtgcatcaggtaattgttgtgaaattgttaggttagattaggttagattactcgttggatattactgcgttgtcggaactagaagcacgagcatttcgctacactcgcatta is a window from the Oncorhynchus tshawytscha isolate Ot180627B unplaced genomic scaffold, Otsh_v2.0 Un_contig_5651_pilon_pilon, whole genome shotgun sequence genome containing:
- the LOC112237777 gene encoding NLR family CARD domain-containing protein 3 isoform X3 translates to MFNCTTSVALHCAKMSLSGEYEEGSTPSSICEDTEEEATASGMGFSGTEGAMSPKLSFPAEQDTDRELKRFMTDRPVSPAPSCVSMKSDQSMGIPIFFKEGELFTRQSSISEEIDQSMDHQPRVPTDDKVYPTEVQEKIKPYLKNRIYSLFEGIEDQGKMTPLNDIYTELYITQGGIGEVNNQNEVRQIETACSCQVEHETSIQLNDIFKPLPGQDKLIRTVLTKGVAGIGKTVSVLKFMLDWAEGKANQDIQIIFPLPFRDLNLMRDTNLSLIELLHHSFIETKVSEISENKNIVFVFDGVDECGLPLDFQNNKICCDVTESTSVDVLLTNLIKGNLLPSAHIWITSRPAAANQIPPECVDQVTEVRGFNDPQKEEYFRKRIGEEDLASRIISHIKTSRSLHIMCYIPVFCRISATVLERLLVEAESREIPKNLTQMYAHLMIFLSKLRTQKYPVEHANDSHWDKEMIQALGKLAFQQLEKGHLIFYEEDLRECGIDIKDASVYSGVCTQIFREESGLNQMKVYCFVHLSIQEFLAALYVFLMFTNDNNNLMAKEKSLCNKNSLYEDAVDKALQFENGHLDLFLRFLLGLSLQSNQHLLQGLLTPTGNSSQNNKETVKYIKEKIRKNLPLERCINLFHCLNELNDHSLVEEIQSYLRSGSLSKSQLSSGQWSALVFMLLTSEKLDVFDLKKYIRSDAALLKLLPVVRSSRTVLLNECKLTKKSCEALASVLKSNSCCLRVLDMGGNKLQDSGVKLLSAGLEDPHCKLETLKLSGCSITEEGCASLASALRSNPSHLKELDLSGNTLGVSGVKLLSSVQEDPLYSLERLRLND